The Deltaproteobacteria bacterium genome contains the following window.
GCGGGTAAAAACATCCCGATACAAAACCGGACGTTGGCCGAGTTGTTCTGCCGCTTCTTTGAGCTGAAGATATTCCATCAATGGCCGGGCCAATTCCATTCGGGGATCTTCTTCTTCCTCATCATCCGGAGGTCGGGGCAGTAACATCTTGGATTTGATATGGATCAGGGTGGCGGCCATGACCAGGAAATTGCCGGCAATATTGATATTCAGATCCTTCATCAGGTCCAGGTATTCCAGATACTGGGCGGTGATAACGGCAATAGGGATATCATAGATATCCATTTCGTTTTTCCGGATCAAATGGACCAGAAGATCCAAAGGTCCTTCAAAGATGTCGAGTTTAACGTTGTAATCCATTTGAACCA
Protein-coding sequences here:
- a CDS encoding segregation/condensation protein A; this translates as MDYNVKLDIFEGPLDLLVHLIRKNEMDIYDIPIAVITAQYLEYLDLMKDLNINIAGNFLVMAATLIHIKSKMLLPRPPDDEEEEDPRMELARPLMEYLQLKEAAEQLGQRPVLYRDVFTRDFLAKEMEGKEEGMIRVGLFELIAAVRKMLLEKKEEAFAHLPSPLIPIENKMEEILDQLKQMGRLLLEELLPAHFGRAEIIVVFLALLELAKLHKIIMYQEIHEGNLLVYDFLPPATVS